A genomic region of Pseudopipra pipra isolate bDixPip1 chromosome W, bDixPip1.hap1, whole genome shotgun sequence contains the following coding sequences:
- the LOC135406247 gene encoding zinc finger protein 3-like, translating into MEEEAARKRKMPRAPQAGPEVRPESAEDKSRRQSLVGEAVLKGSPAQEGSGEEKGRRCPGRRGCKASPGGCEEERASVCREGGRSLRRSCELVVPEQPPSREKPFRCLQCGKSYSRSTHLLRHQHIHSGERPYTCGEYDP; encoded by the exons gaggaagatgccgcgggccccccaggcag gccccgaggtgaggccggagagcgcggaggacaaatcccggcggcagagcctggtgggagaggccgttttgaagggctccccggcgcaggaaggcagcggggaggaaaagggccggagatgccccggcaggaggggctgcaaagccagcccagggggctgtgaggaggaaagagccagcgtgtgccgggaaggcggccggagcttgaggcggagctgcgagctggtggtccctgagcagcctcccagcagggaaaagcccttcaggtgtttgcaatgtgggaagagctACAGCAGGAGCACCCACCTcctgaggcaccagcacatccacagtggggaacggccctacacgtgtggggaat atGATCCATAG